One window from the genome of Spiractinospora alimapuensis encodes:
- a CDS encoding neutral zinc metallopeptidase: MANGALREMAEREAQALRASAPRPAFGVGLLSVVTTGLAAAGIAGFAVVATFMGDDGADIQRVSVASSDTSSPTPVDDIDREAAADLVEANPLYGSGQMEPGDCDRPDLDTDDPESMAAFLHGLTDCMDETWEDQFEDGDSSFHPPVRHFWTVNGQSPCGRFPSADRAAFYCEMNQGLYLGVEDIVQSSHDSEDWESYAMLLSHEYAHHVQSEAGIISGYRALRAREGDSARGESWTRRNELQANCFGGAFLGTLEDSLPIDDESREELISDARARGDSDAADRRTHGTPDNGELWANHGFDRMDPAACNTWDARDELVE, encoded by the coding sequence ATGGCGAACGGTGCGCTGCGCGAGATGGCCGAACGAGAGGCCCAGGCTCTGCGTGCCAGCGCGCCGCGCCCAGCGTTCGGCGTCGGGCTCCTCTCCGTCGTGACGACCGGGCTCGCCGCCGCGGGTATCGCGGGATTCGCCGTGGTCGCGACGTTCATGGGGGACGACGGCGCGGACATCCAGCGTGTGTCCGTGGCCTCCTCAGACACCTCGAGTCCCACTCCCGTGGACGACATCGACCGGGAGGCGGCCGCTGACCTCGTGGAGGCGAACCCGCTCTACGGCAGCGGACAGATGGAGCCGGGCGACTGCGACCGGCCGGATCTGGACACCGATGACCCCGAGTCGATGGCGGCCTTCCTACACGGTCTCACCGACTGCATGGATGAGACCTGGGAGGACCAGTTCGAGGACGGTGACAGTTCCTTCCACCCGCCCGTTCGCCACTTCTGGACGGTGAACGGGCAGAGCCCCTGCGGGCGATTCCCGTCGGCGGACCGCGCCGCGTTCTACTGCGAGATGAACCAGGGCCTGTACCTCGGCGTCGAGGACATCGTGCAGAGCTCACACGACTCGGAGGACTGGGAGTCCTACGCGATGCTCTTGAGCCACGAGTACGCCCACCACGTGCAGAGCGAGGCCGGGATCATCAGCGGCTACCGCGCGCTTCGGGCCAGGGAGGGAGACTCCGCCCGGGGGGAGAGCTGGACGCGGCGCAACGAGCTGCAGGCCAACTGCTTCGGCGGCGCGTTCCTCGGCACCCTGGAGGACAGTCTTCCCATTGACGACGAATCGCGCGAAGAGCTTATTTCCGACGCGCGGGCGCGAGGTGACTCCGATGCCGCGGATCGCCGCACACACGGGACTCCTGACAACGGTGAGCTATGGGCGAATCACGGGTTCGACCGCATGGACCCGGCCGCATGTAACACTTGGGATGCAAGGGACGAATTGGTTGAGTAG
- a CDS encoding DsrE family protein: MLHRLVIEVTAGAESPERVNQAFTVAASAAASGVEVSLWLTGDAAWFAVPGRAETFDLTYAPPLADLIGGILAAGSITVGTQCAARRGLSENDLIPDIVVRGVPSFVEEITRDGTQALVY, translated from the coding sequence ATGCTGCACAGGCTGGTGATCGAGGTCACCGCGGGGGCGGAGTCGCCGGAGCGGGTCAACCAGGCGTTCACTGTCGCGGCGTCCGCCGCGGCCAGTGGGGTGGAGGTGTCGCTGTGGCTCACGGGTGACGCCGCCTGGTTCGCGGTTCCGGGACGTGCCGAGACCTTCGACCTCACCTACGCGCCGCCGCTCGCCGACCTCATCGGCGGGATCCTGGCCGCCGGAAGCATCACGGTGGGCACCCAGTGCGCGGCGCGGCGGGGCCTGTCGGAGAACGACCTCATCCCCGACATCGTGGTGCGCGGCGTCCCCTCCTTCGTCGAGGAGATCACGCGGGACGGAACCCAGGCACTCGTGTATTGA
- a CDS encoding neutral zinc metallopeptidase, protein MIATVAMATLVWSAVASPAPVRSQGGLEEPPIPDAAADVSLETGWVERQDLPPLDDTDDDASAESDESSDSDEDDDDQPSGWAALTSNPLYETDRLAPRPCPVPDLDIDDPESMEEFLHTLTDCLDESWQTQFDRAGLEFEHPERVFWTEPGTSPCRDYPSPAGAFYCRSSSGIYMGLEDVVDKWNRETNGVVYASLLAHEYAHHVQGEAGILEYYHERRSDEEELSDRNEWTRRSELQANCLAGVFLGAIEVSYPLSEEDREVFLDDAEATADRDGADDERTHGAPENSVLWSERGLTEQTPGACDTWSAEQSLVE, encoded by the coding sequence GTGATCGCCACGGTCGCGATGGCGACGCTGGTGTGGTCCGCTGTCGCCTCGCCCGCACCCGTGCGATCCCAGGGCGGACTCGAGGAGCCGCCCATCCCCGACGCCGCCGCCGACGTGAGCCTCGAGACCGGTTGGGTGGAACGGCAGGACCTTCCGCCGCTCGACGACACCGACGACGACGCCTCAGCGGAATCCGACGAGTCGTCGGATTCCGACGAGGACGACGATGACCAGCCCTCCGGATGGGCCGCCCTCACCAGCAATCCGCTGTACGAGACCGACCGGCTCGCGCCGCGTCCCTGCCCCGTCCCCGACCTCGACATCGATGACCCCGAGTCGATGGAGGAGTTCCTCCACACCCTGACCGACTGTCTCGACGAGAGTTGGCAGACCCAGTTCGACCGTGCCGGACTGGAATTCGAACATCCGGAACGGGTGTTTTGGACCGAGCCGGGAACCAGTCCCTGCCGTGACTACCCCTCGCCCGCCGGGGCGTTCTACTGCCGGTCCAGCTCGGGGATCTACATGGGGCTCGAGGACGTCGTCGACAAGTGGAACAGGGAGACGAACGGGGTCGTCTACGCCTCACTCCTCGCGCACGAATACGCCCACCACGTGCAGGGCGAGGCCGGCATCCTGGAGTACTACCACGAGCGGCGCAGCGACGAGGAGGAGCTGAGCGACCGCAACGAGTGGACGCGTCGGAGCGAACTCCAAGCGAATTGTCTCGCCGGTGTCTTCCTAGGCGCCATCGAGGTTAGTTACCCTCTGTCAGAGGAAGACCGCGAAGTGTTTCTTGATGACGCTGAGGCGACGGCGGACCGGGACGGTGCGGACGACGAACGCACCCACGGCGCGCCGGAGAACAGTGTCCTGTGGAGCGAGCGGGGTCTGACAGAACAAACACCCGGTGCCTGCGACACCTGGAGCGCGGAGCAGTCCCTGGTCGAGTAG
- a CDS encoding DUF2207 domain-containing protein, which produces MATSLVLFGLTLGVLAPGAAASAPPGQSPEPDVTNTINLYLRSDGTVQAREDILFTESVPDTFQRDFVTGEHYDSDHDRVYEISKLQAVDSEGDRLDFELTEQDQLATATIDLDQAKDVSDETEPVSVTLTYEVTGTTTDMGDTTEFSWYAVGGYTMPVAETLVTVDAEVQPLAVSCAAGDPRSSIYCTSSDMGGTDASMARFTQANLSPGETLRVAVNYPPGSAAEQLELKRNFSFASAFQVTPFSFGVFAVITATLIGGLVALIWARGRDERALRRELAKGTSTFPGLSSGSGRFRPPEDVHPGQIGTLIDEQADIVDITATVIDLAVRGYLDITEEAHGRFAAADWTLRRYPPPADADPLRRYEQILLDALFDDRTHVRLSELGDDLATVLPEIRQEMYKDMVRLRWFARRPNVVRNRWTTTGVAVTVGGVLVTALLAALTNQAFIGLALIITGSAVTVGAQYMPAKTARGSTVLAHTLAFRSALGQADAHTQSVPTDDRVDLFSRYLPYAIIFGQVEKWAGILAAAGEELDYNDLPWYHAPAEWRLEDFTDSIMTLTRTMSGVISNTRPSVRTTAGVR; this is translated from the coding sequence GTGGCGACCTCGCTCGTGCTGTTCGGGCTCACGCTCGGGGTCCTCGCGCCCGGCGCGGCCGCCTCCGCTCCGCCGGGGCAGTCACCGGAGCCCGACGTCACCAACACCATCAACCTCTACCTGCGCAGCGACGGCACCGTGCAGGCCCGCGAGGACATCCTGTTCACGGAGTCCGTGCCGGACACGTTCCAACGCGACTTCGTCACCGGTGAACACTACGACAGTGACCACGACCGGGTGTACGAGATCTCGAAGCTGCAGGCCGTGGACTCCGAGGGGGACCGGCTGGACTTCGAGCTGACCGAACAGGACCAGCTCGCCACCGCGACCATCGACCTCGACCAGGCGAAGGACGTGTCGGACGAGACGGAGCCCGTGTCGGTCACCCTCACCTACGAGGTCACCGGAACCACCACCGACATGGGCGACACCACCGAGTTCTCCTGGTACGCGGTGGGCGGGTACACCATGCCGGTCGCGGAGACGCTCGTGACCGTCGACGCCGAGGTGCAACCCCTCGCCGTGTCCTGCGCCGCCGGCGACCCGCGCAGCTCGATCTACTGCACGTCCTCCGACATGGGCGGCACCGACGCGTCGATGGCGCGGTTCACGCAGGCCAACCTCTCGCCCGGGGAGACGCTGCGCGTCGCCGTCAACTACCCACCGGGATCCGCGGCGGAGCAGCTCGAGCTGAAGCGCAACTTCTCGTTCGCCTCCGCCTTCCAGGTCACCCCGTTCAGCTTCGGTGTCTTCGCCGTGATCACCGCCACCCTCATCGGGGGCCTGGTCGCGCTCATCTGGGCCCGGGGCCGGGACGAACGCGCGCTGCGGCGGGAGCTGGCCAAGGGTACGTCCACGTTTCCGGGGCTGTCGAGCGGCTCCGGCCGATTCCGGCCACCCGAGGACGTCCATCCGGGCCAGATCGGCACCCTGATCGACGAGCAGGCCGACATCGTCGACATCACCGCCACCGTGATCGACCTCGCGGTCCGCGGCTACCTGGACATCACCGAGGAGGCGCACGGCCGGTTCGCCGCGGCCGACTGGACACTCCGCCGCTACCCGCCGCCCGCCGACGCCGACCCCCTCCGCAGGTACGAGCAGATCCTGCTGGACGCCCTCTTCGACGACCGGACGCACGTGCGGCTGTCGGAGCTCGGCGACGACCTCGCGACGGTGCTGCCGGAGATCCGCCAGGAGATGTACAAGGACATGGTGCGGCTGCGCTGGTTCGCGCGGCGCCCCAACGTCGTTCGCAACCGGTGGACCACGACGGGAGTCGCCGTCACCGTCGGGGGCGTCCTCGTCACCGCGCTCCTGGCCGCGTTGACCAACCAGGCCTTCATCGGACTCGCCCTGATCATCACGGGTTCGGCGGTCACGGTGGGGGCCCAGTACATGCCGGCGAAGACGGCGCGCGGCAGCACCGTACTCGCCCACACCCTGGCGTTCCGTTCCGCGCTGGGTCAGGCCGACGCGCACACCCAGTCGGTTCCGACGGACGACCGGGTCGACCTGTTCTCCCGCTACCTTCCCTACGCGATCATCTTCGGTCAGGTGGAGAAGTGGGCGGGGATCCTCGCCGCCGCGGGAGAGGAGCTCGACTACAACGACCTCCCCTGGTACCACGCGCCGGCGGAGTGGCGACTGGAGGACTTCACCGACTCCATCATGACGTTGACCCGCACCATGTCCGGGGTCATCTCCAACACCCGCCCCTCCGTCCGCACGACTGCGGGCGTTCGCTAG
- the dtd gene encoding D-aminoacyl-tRNA deacylase, giving the protein MRAVVQRVSRAAVSVDGEVVGSVRDPGLMVLLGVTHTDTEAEAKRMAKKLWTLRVLEGERSCSDVDGGLLVVSQFTLYGDARKGRRPTWQAAAPGEVAQTRVDAVVKELRELGAHVETGEFGAQMSVELVNEGPFTVIVEV; this is encoded by the coding sequence ATGCGTGCGGTGGTGCAACGTGTGAGTCGCGCCGCGGTCTCGGTCGACGGCGAGGTCGTCGGCTCGGTGCGTGATCCAGGGTTGATGGTGCTCCTCGGCGTCACCCACACCGACACCGAGGCCGAGGCGAAGCGCATGGCGAAGAAGCTGTGGACGCTGCGCGTTCTCGAGGGCGAGCGTTCCTGTTCCGATGTCGACGGCGGGCTCCTCGTCGTCAGCCAGTTCACGCTCTACGGCGACGCGCGCAAGGGGCGCCGGCCGACCTGGCAGGCGGCGGCCCCCGGCGAGGTCGCGCAGACGCGGGTCGACGCCGTGGTCAAGGAACTTCGTGAGCTCGGGGCGCACGTGGAGACCGGGGAGTTCGGCGCGCAGATGTCGGTCGAGCTCGTCAACGAGGGCCCGTTCACCGTCATCGTGGAGGTCTGA